The genomic window TCGCAGGCCATCGCACCGATGCCGACGGGCAGGGCGGCAATCGAGGCTTCCGGTGCGAAATCTCCCGTCAAAATCGTCATGGTCATTCCTTCGCTTCCTGCAGACGAGCTGGCAGCTACTCGCCTATGGGTTGTTTGAGTATCCTGGCTGAAAGGACAGGATCAGGCCGAGATGCGAAGATATTTGCTAACAATTACTAAAGATTCCTTGCTGCTGCGCGCGCAGTTTCCTGCTGTGTCGCAACACACGCATGGGTTGAGGATTATTTCGGAAACCCAGCACGGAGCAGACATATGAACATGATGTGCAATGTCATCGCCTTTCCAGCCCGCCCCGCACATCCACCGCTTCGCCGGCCGAAGCTTCTGGTGCGTGCAGCCCGGGCGGGGCTGTCCCAGTGGAACCGCCGTCGTGATCTGCGACGGGTGCTGAAAAGCGACGACTTGCCCTGTTCTGCAATCGCGTTGCAGAGGTTGCGGACCGAAGAGATGCAATTGAATGCGGCACGTTGCGAAGGGCAGGCCGACTATGACCTGCACCGGCATATCCTGCTGCTGATCGCCATTCTTGCTGAAACGGCCGAGCTTGCCGCGCGCCCGCTGCCGGCGCCGAAAGGCCCTATCTGCTCTTGAGCAGCGATCCCAGAATCCCGCGAACCAGGGCCTGCCCGGTCTTGGTTCCCAACTGCCGGGCCAGGCTTTTGCCGAAAGTGACCGCGATCGAGTCGCTGCCTGCACGGGGACGTTGTTGCGCGGGCTTCGGGATTTGCAGCTGCGGATCGTAACGCCGCCCACGGGTCTTGGGTGCATCCATGCGCCACAAATCGTCGTCAGCGTCAGCCGCGCCGGCCTGCGCGCTGGCGGTTGCGGCCATCTGCGCGCGGCTGGCCAGCAATTCGGCGGCGCTTTCGCGGTCCATCGTCTTGCCATATTTCAACG from Paracoccus sp. SMMA_5_TC includes these protein-coding regions:
- a CDS encoding DUF6477 family protein, whose translation is MCNVIAFPARPAHPPLRRPKLLVRAARAGLSQWNRRRDLRRVLKSDDLPCSAIALQRLRTEEMQLNAARCEGQADYDLHRHILLLIAILAETAELAARPLPAPKGPICS